A single region of the Granulicella aggregans genome encodes:
- a CDS encoding ATP-grasp domain-containing protein: MSEAPGILCISTYEKGQAFLKEAARLGCAVTLLTVDKLANANWPHESLNELITMPEGLTPGQVLNTVCYLARSRRFERIVALDEFDLEVAALLREHMRLPGMGETATRFFRDKLAMRVQARAYGVAVPEFTGVFNYDDVRAYMAAVPGPWLLKPRTNASAIGIKPIENADELWPILDQLGDLQSHYVLERFVAGEVYHVEGVSWKGEVLFAAPHKYGHPPMQTMHKGGVFTTRSLHPSSEDAKGLVAIHAATLKALGMYSGVTHTEFIKSKADGRFYFLETAARVGGAYIAEMVEASKAINPWIEWARIEVATLLKMEYTLPTTRDDFAGNVICLAKQEEPDLSGYTDPEIVRRMKKHHHAGLMVKSASAERVEALLESYGERFLEDFCTSQPVPDKPSA, from the coding sequence ATGAGTGAAGCGCCGGGGATCTTGTGTATCAGCACGTATGAAAAAGGACAGGCGTTTCTCAAAGAGGCTGCGCGCCTTGGCTGTGCTGTTACGCTGCTGACGGTGGATAAGCTGGCGAACGCCAACTGGCCGCACGAGTCCTTGAACGAACTGATCACGATGCCCGAGGGGCTTACGCCTGGGCAGGTCCTGAACACTGTTTGCTACCTGGCTCGGAGCCGCCGATTTGAGCGCATCGTCGCTCTCGATGAGTTCGACCTCGAAGTCGCGGCCTTGCTGCGCGAACACATGCGGCTGCCCGGCATGGGCGAGACGGCGACGCGGTTCTTTCGCGACAAGCTGGCGATGCGGGTGCAAGCGCGGGCCTATGGAGTCGCCGTGCCGGAGTTTACCGGCGTCTTCAACTACGACGACGTGCGAGCGTACATGGCTGCGGTTCCTGGGCCCTGGCTGCTGAAGCCGAGGACGAACGCCTCGGCGATCGGCATCAAGCCCATTGAAAATGCCGATGAACTATGGCCCATTCTCGATCAGCTCGGCGATCTCCAAAGTCACTATGTGCTTGAGCGATTTGTCGCAGGCGAGGTCTATCATGTTGAAGGCGTGAGCTGGAAGGGGGAGGTCCTCTTCGCCGCTCCGCACAAGTACGGCCATCCCCCGATGCAGACGATGCACAAGGGAGGAGTCTTCACGACGCGGTCGCTGCATCCGTCGTCAGAGGACGCGAAGGGCCTTGTGGCGATCCATGCGGCAACGCTGAAGGCGTTGGGGATGTACTCCGGCGTGACACATACGGAGTTCATTAAGTCGAAGGCAGATGGGAGGTTCTACTTCCTCGAGACGGCGGCGCGGGTCGGCGGCGCTTACATCGCGGAGATGGTCGAGGCTTCGAAGGCCATCAATCCATGGATTGAGTGGGCGCGGATCGAAGTGGCGACGCTCCTAAAGATGGAGTACACGCTGCCTACGACACGAGACGACTTTGCGGGCAACGTGATCTGCCTGGCGAAGCAGGAGGAGCCGGACCTGAGCGGATATACCGATCCGGAGATCGTTCGAAGAATGAAGAAGCACCACCACGCAGGCCTGATGGTGAAGTCCGCGTCTGCAGAGCGCGTAGAAGCGCTGCTGGAGTCCTACGGAGAGAGGTTTCTGGAGGACTTCTGCACGTCTCAGCCGGTGCCGGACAAGCCCTCAGCGTAA
- a CDS encoding DUF4254 domain-containing protein — translation MIDATEITRTQDRATLLWHDHASHFEVGDYHLSLPDEEAGTTIPPDGIMASIVAQHRANFDLWHQEDLARDASATAENIATVKHAIDLLNQNRNDLVETIDQTLLCAVPQEHKDAPLNSEPPGLIIDRLSILSLKIYHTREEAQRETATDAHRFRNLARLNILEEQRSDLACCLDTLWKQVLAGERRFKLYRQMKMYNDPQLNPVLYGGPGVYKGC, via the coding sequence ATGATCGATGCAACTGAGATAACCCGGACCCAGGATCGCGCTACGCTCCTCTGGCATGATCATGCGTCCCACTTCGAAGTCGGCGACTATCATCTTTCGTTGCCGGACGAAGAAGCTGGAACAACCATCCCCCCTGACGGCATCATGGCATCGATCGTCGCCCAGCACCGCGCGAACTTCGACCTCTGGCACCAGGAAGATCTGGCCCGCGACGCCAGCGCAACGGCCGAGAACATCGCCACGGTCAAGCACGCCATCGACCTGCTCAACCAGAACCGGAACGACCTGGTCGAGACGATCGACCAGACGTTGCTCTGCGCGGTGCCTCAGGAGCACAAGGACGCGCCGCTGAACTCCGAGCCGCCCGGCCTGATCATCGACCGCCTTAGCATTCTTTCGCTGAAGATCTATCACACCCGCGAGGAGGCCCAGCGCGAGACCGCCACCGACGCGCACCGATTCCGCAATCTTGCCCGCCTCAACATCCTGGAAGAGCAGCGCTCGGACCTTGCCTGTTGTCTCGACACCCTATGGAAACAGGTTCTTGCGGGCGAACGTCGTTTTAAGCTTTACCGGCAGATGAAGATGTACAACGACCCACAGCTCAATCCTGTCCTCTACGGCGGACCGGGAGTGTATAAGGGTTGTTGA
- the hldE gene encoding bifunctional D-glycero-beta-D-manno-heptose-7-phosphate kinase/D-glycero-beta-D-manno-heptose 1-phosphate adenylyltransferase HldE produces the protein MLPELSAILDLLEGGFGRLKILVVGDLMLDRYIFGEVDRISPEAPVPVLRHARRYERAGGAANVAMNLAGLGCQTYLAGFWGDDGEKNELAAILKQGGVDTLGVVSGTLPTISKTRIVGRVQQLLRLDIESQEDRPEVENERLLERVVGLVGKMSAVILSDYAKGALTPGLCEAVIRAAKAAGVPVFVDPKTPDFSKYSGATTVCPNLKELSLATGVPAHKTDELIAASKNLLTEHDLSFLTVTMSEKGITVVEPGGSYHSPARAREVFDVSGAGDTVIATLAAGVAGGLTVRTAVELANLAAGIVVAKVGTVPVARHELIAALTPSSRTAAGDKVVDLERVTKRVAEWRAAGDTIVFTNGCFDLLHVGHITLLEDCRRFGSKLILGLNTDASVSRLKGPSRPIVGERERARVMSALAAVDAVVLFDEDTPLELIRALKPNVLVKGGDYSVETVVGHEDVIASGGRVEIVPTVEGFSTTNIVRKMAEGTKQNEMVEVLR, from the coding sequence ATGTTGCCTGAACTCTCCGCAATTCTGGATCTACTTGAAGGTGGTTTTGGCCGGCTGAAGATACTCGTCGTCGGCGATCTGATGCTTGATCGGTACATCTTCGGCGAGGTGGACCGCATCTCTCCCGAAGCGCCTGTTCCGGTGCTGCGACATGCTCGACGGTATGAGCGGGCCGGTGGCGCGGCAAACGTTGCGATGAACCTCGCCGGTCTGGGGTGCCAGACATATCTTGCCGGGTTCTGGGGCGATGACGGTGAAAAGAACGAACTGGCGGCGATCCTGAAGCAGGGTGGAGTCGACACGCTAGGCGTAGTCTCCGGAACCTTGCCGACGATCTCAAAGACCCGCATCGTGGGCCGGGTGCAACAGCTTCTGCGGCTGGACATCGAGAGCCAGGAAGACCGTCCCGAGGTGGAGAACGAACGCCTTCTGGAACGCGTCGTCGGGCTTGTGGGGAAGATGAGCGCCGTCATCCTGTCGGACTACGCCAAAGGCGCTCTGACGCCGGGGCTGTGCGAGGCGGTCATTCGGGCTGCGAAGGCTGCAGGAGTTCCAGTCTTCGTCGACCCGAAGACGCCGGACTTCAGCAAGTACTCGGGCGCGACCACGGTGTGCCCTAATTTGAAGGAGCTGTCGCTGGCGACCGGAGTGCCGGCGCACAAGACGGACGAGCTGATCGCTGCGTCGAAGAATCTCCTGACGGAGCATGATCTGAGCTTCCTGACGGTCACGATGAGCGAGAAGGGAATCACCGTGGTTGAGCCGGGCGGGAGCTATCACTCGCCGGCGCGGGCGCGGGAGGTCTTCGATGTCTCGGGAGCGGGCGATACGGTGATCGCGACGCTGGCGGCAGGGGTTGCGGGTGGGCTAACGGTTCGGACGGCTGTTGAGCTTGCGAATCTTGCAGCGGGGATCGTAGTGGCGAAGGTAGGAACGGTGCCGGTGGCCCGGCATGAACTGATCGCGGCGCTGACGCCGAGTTCGCGCACTGCGGCGGGCGACAAGGTTGTCGACCTGGAGCGCGTTACGAAACGTGTCGCGGAGTGGCGCGCGGCGGGAGACACGATCGTCTTCACGAACGGCTGCTTCGATCTGCTGCACGTGGGACACATCACGCTGCTGGAAGACTGCAGGCGCTTTGGCTCGAAGCTCATCCTTGGCCTGAATACCGATGCGTCCGTGTCACGTTTGAAAGGGCCTTCGCGACCGATTGTGGGCGAGCGGGAGCGGGCGAGAGTGATGTCCGCACTGGCTGCGGTAGACGCGGTGGTGCTCTTCGACGAGGACACGCCGCTGGAGTTGATCCGCGCGCTGAAGCCGAACGTCCTGGTGAAGGGCGGAGATTACTCAGTGGAGACGGTGGTGGGCCACGAGGACGTGATCGCCTCGGGTGGCCGGGTGGAGATTGTGCCGACGGTCGAGGGATTCTCGACGACGAACATCGTAAGGAAGATGGCCGAAGGGACGAAGCAGAACGAGATGGTCGAGGTGTTGCGTTGA
- a CDS encoding glycosyltransferase family 9 protein encodes MANESKKRVLIYRLGSLGDTVVALPALHLVERAYPNAERRMLTNIPVNSKAPAAEAILRGTGLVHGYLSYKVGTRSLRELASLWWQLARWRPQVVVYLAAFRSEAAVVRDSRFFSLCGIRSQVGVPLTRPMQENLPGEGGLEPEASRLARNLSELGDGLVDDPESWDLRLTEVERARAREALAAAGEMPVIAVSVGTKVQSKDWGAENWRNLLRELAVAAKGHALVLCGAAEEFAASEAAAAGWLEAGGTLTINLCGKLTPRESAAVFERARMFLGHDSGPMHLAAAVQTPCVAIFAARNRPRVWFPYGRQHKVIYHQVDCWGCGLETCVVERKKCITSITVAEVMAAVRDVLGKS; translated from the coding sequence TTGGCGAACGAATCGAAGAAGCGCGTGTTGATCTACAGGCTGGGCAGTCTTGGCGATACGGTCGTGGCGTTGCCCGCGCTTCATCTGGTGGAGCGGGCGTATCCGAACGCCGAGCGGCGGATGCTGACGAACATCCCGGTGAACTCGAAGGCACCTGCGGCGGAGGCGATTCTTCGTGGGACCGGGCTGGTACACGGCTACCTAAGCTACAAGGTGGGAACGAGGAGCCTGCGCGAGCTGGCTTCGTTATGGTGGCAGCTGGCGCGCTGGCGGCCACAGGTGGTCGTCTACCTGGCAGCGTTTCGAAGCGAAGCAGCGGTGGTGCGGGACAGCCGTTTTTTCTCGCTATGCGGAATTCGGTCGCAGGTTGGAGTTCCGCTGACGAGGCCGATGCAGGAGAACCTTCCGGGAGAGGGTGGACTCGAACCCGAGGCGAGCCGACTGGCGCGGAATCTCAGCGAGTTAGGCGATGGTCTGGTCGATGACCCGGAGAGCTGGGACCTGCGGTTGACGGAGGTCGAGCGTGCGCGTGCGCGAGAGGCGTTAGCAGCGGCCGGGGAGATGCCGGTGATCGCTGTCAGCGTGGGGACTAAGGTGCAGTCGAAGGACTGGGGCGCGGAGAACTGGCGCAATCTCCTGCGCGAGTTGGCGGTAGCGGCGAAGGGTCATGCGTTGGTGCTGTGCGGCGCTGCGGAGGAGTTTGCCGCGAGCGAGGCCGCTGCAGCGGGATGGCTTGAGGCTGGCGGAACGTTGACGATCAATCTGTGCGGAAAACTGACACCTCGCGAGAGTGCGGCGGTCTTTGAGCGGGCAAGGATGTTCCTTGGTCACGACAGCGGGCCGATGCACCTTGCCGCAGCAGTCCAGACGCCCTGCGTGGCGATCTTCGCGGCTCGGAACAGACCCCGGGTGTGGTTCCCGTATGGCCGCCAACACAAGGTGATCTATCACCAGGTGGATTGCTGGGGATGTGGCCTCGAGACGTGCGTCGTCGAGCGCAAAAAGTGCATCACGTCGATCACGGTGGCCGAGGTGATGGCTGCGGTGAGAGACGTTCTGGGAAAAAGCTGA
- a CDS encoding cellulose synthase operon protein YhjQ/BcsQ, translating to MEMHPLEDFEDLAEDYASEVPEDVAILYSWANLQGAKYRDFSANRREHRAQMRQRAAEQLRLAELRAQSEAEAAAKQAEAEAAAAHAEADAAAAKLAAKQASQARLQSHELGGHAWKDSVGSRPGGLDQDEQVKHASLRAAAHQARKAAAEREEAARRAEAAALAQSMAGREQEEIAVAQASAIRQAARYAEAGIRTRSLSGNGAGVTIPGKIEDPYSSRWVEDEEEFSDRARRESHPVVEFDGDLRDTAWGASTDSSPQPKPPAFPLAPATRAVHRAPERQVEAVNGNGAGGAHAPARKQGDSNAEVVRQIPQLPQEATEPTEAAEISVSRIASELETPYEINAHAMSELFEAAPVKHDDPETKASVASTVPPTAVIPAKNAPDSRTARAAGSPGWAPDVPGPAWLYPKQPSSGHRPVVASHAAESAEPLEHSKERIAARWFALRGVFARHDAERSTDRLVAKSETRHAPIVAVYALAGGTGKTSLVATLGRALSFLGERVLLSDTTSHGLLPFYFGASQLVSGVVRTFSPPPGSNDAPIHLVSYDLVRESEELEGQTGILEDLLENSQRANRVLLDLSVNCSRMAAGLSQFKPTVLIPLMADMNSVISIDAVEKLFSSMLDAEGRPLQPVYLLNQFDTSLPLHLDIREVLKQQLGERLLPFVIRRSPAVGEALAEGMTIVDYDPGSAIAEDYMRVANWLRSVSAPVSVGFRNQRWSEQ from the coding sequence ATGGAGATGCATCCGCTCGAAGACTTCGAAGACCTGGCTGAAGACTATGCCTCTGAGGTCCCTGAAGACGTCGCCATTCTGTATTCGTGGGCGAATTTGCAAGGGGCCAAGTACCGCGACTTCTCCGCTAACCGGCGTGAGCATCGCGCACAGATGCGTCAGCGCGCCGCGGAGCAACTGAGACTCGCCGAACTGCGCGCGCAGTCCGAGGCAGAGGCGGCAGCGAAACAGGCCGAGGCGGAAGCTGCGGCGGCGCATGCCGAGGCAGACGCGGCCGCAGCCAAGCTTGCGGCGAAGCAGGCGTCCCAGGCCCGCCTCCAGTCGCATGAACTCGGTGGGCACGCCTGGAAAGACTCGGTTGGAAGCCGCCCGGGTGGGCTCGATCAGGATGAGCAGGTCAAGCACGCCTCGTTGCGTGCCGCCGCGCACCAGGCAAGGAAGGCCGCCGCGGAGCGCGAGGAGGCCGCGCGACGGGCCGAAGCTGCCGCCCTGGCGCAGTCCATGGCAGGCCGGGAGCAGGAAGAGATCGCAGTCGCCCAGGCCTCCGCGATACGCCAGGCAGCGCGCTACGCCGAGGCTGGAATCAGGACCCGCAGTTTATCCGGGAACGGTGCTGGTGTGACGATTCCCGGAAAGATCGAGGATCCTTACTCTTCGCGTTGGGTCGAGGACGAGGAGGAGTTTTCCGACAGAGCAAGACGAGAGAGCCACCCGGTAGTCGAGTTTGATGGCGATCTGCGGGATACCGCTTGGGGTGCGTCAACTGACTCATCGCCGCAGCCGAAACCGCCAGCGTTCCCTCTGGCTCCGGCAACGCGCGCCGTTCACCGTGCGCCTGAACGGCAAGTTGAAGCGGTAAACGGGAACGGTGCGGGAGGGGCCCACGCGCCTGCTCGGAAGCAGGGAGACTCCAACGCCGAGGTGGTGCGCCAGATTCCGCAGCTTCCACAGGAGGCGACGGAGCCCACTGAAGCTGCCGAGATATCGGTGTCGCGGATTGCGAGTGAGCTTGAGACACCCTACGAGATTAACGCTCATGCCATGAGCGAGCTCTTCGAAGCAGCACCCGTCAAGCACGATGACCCGGAGACGAAGGCCTCTGTTGCTTCCACTGTCCCGCCTACAGCCGTGATACCGGCGAAGAACGCCCCGGACTCAAGGACAGCGCGGGCTGCTGGTTCGCCCGGATGGGCACCCGACGTGCCCGGGCCGGCGTGGCTCTATCCAAAACAACCGTCTTCCGGGCACCGTCCCGTTGTCGCGTCCCACGCTGCGGAATCCGCGGAGCCGCTCGAGCACTCGAAGGAGAGGATCGCGGCACGCTGGTTCGCTCTTCGCGGGGTCTTTGCTCGGCATGACGCAGAACGCTCGACGGACCGGCTCGTGGCGAAGTCCGAGACCCGGCACGCTCCGATCGTGGCCGTGTACGCCCTGGCCGGCGGAACCGGAAAGACGAGTCTCGTAGCGACACTGGGGCGTGCGCTGTCGTTCCTGGGCGAAAGAGTCCTGTTGAGCGACACGACCTCTCACGGCCTGCTGCCCTTTTACTTTGGAGCGAGCCAATTGGTCTCGGGTGTGGTGCGAACGTTCTCTCCTCCACCCGGCAGCAACGATGCTCCCATCCACCTGGTCAGCTACGACCTCGTCCGGGAGAGCGAAGAGCTGGAAGGGCAGACGGGAATCCTTGAAGACCTTCTGGAGAACAGCCAGCGGGCCAATCGCGTTCTGCTGGACCTGAGCGTCAACTGCTCGCGAATGGCTGCGGGTCTGAGCCAGTTCAAGCCCACTGTCCTGATCCCGCTGATGGCGGATATGAACTCGGTGATTAGCATCGACGCGGTGGAGAAGCTCTTCAGCTCGATGCTCGACGCTGAGGGGCGTCCTCTACAGCCGGTCTATCTCCTGAACCAGTTCGACACCTCGCTGCCGCTGCATCTCGACATTCGTGAGGTGCTCAAGCAGCAGCTTGGCGAACGTCTCCTGCCCTTTGTGATTCGCCGGTCTCCGGCCGTGGGCGAGGCGTTGGCCGAGGGCATGACCATCGTGGACTACGATCCTGGTTCCGCGATCGCCGAAGACTATATGCGTGTGGCGAACTGGCTGCGCAGCGTCTCCGCCCCGGTCTCCGTCGGCTTCCGCAATCAGCGCTGGAGCGAGCAATGA
- the rfaD gene encoding ADP-glyceromanno-heptose 6-epimerase, which produces MIIVTGGAGFIGSNLIHQLNVAGEREILLVDNFAPAANLSGPKFLNLHGAKFMDYMDKHEFRAALKAGEFEGVKVRAILHQGACSNTLEDDGRYMMDNNFTYSKELLRFAVERRVPFVYASTAAVYGASLEFAPVAKNERPLNIYGYSKLVFDDFVRRLAPQFQSTVVGLRYFNVYGPREQHKGRMASVIHHFTKQLKESGTIRMFEGSGGYANGEQRRDFVFVDDLARINRFFGGLLPESPKRPVKAIVNAGTGEARTFKAVANALMQVHGPGQIEYIPFPGDLKDRYQHFTEADTAGLREAGYEESFTPLEEGVRKTFGVEPVG; this is translated from the coding sequence TTGATCATCGTCACCGGCGGCGCCGGGTTTATTGGCAGCAACCTGATTCATCAACTCAATGTGGCGGGCGAACGGGAGATTCTGCTGGTGGACAACTTCGCTCCTGCCGCAAACCTGAGCGGGCCGAAGTTTCTCAATCTGCACGGCGCGAAGTTCATGGACTACATGGACAAGCATGAGTTCCGCGCGGCGCTGAAGGCTGGCGAGTTCGAGGGCGTAAAGGTGCGGGCGATCCTGCACCAGGGTGCCTGCTCGAATACGCTCGAAGACGATGGCCGCTACATGATGGACAACAACTTCACCTACTCGAAGGAGCTGCTGCGCTTCGCGGTAGAGCGGCGGGTGCCGTTTGTCTATGCCTCGACGGCGGCGGTGTACGGAGCAAGCCTGGAGTTCGCGCCGGTAGCGAAGAACGAGCGGCCGCTTAATATCTACGGCTATTCAAAGCTCGTCTTCGATGACTTTGTAAGACGACTCGCGCCGCAGTTTCAGAGCACCGTAGTCGGGCTGCGGTACTTCAACGTCTATGGGCCACGTGAGCAGCACAAGGGCCGCATGGCGAGCGTGATCCATCACTTCACGAAGCAGTTGAAGGAGTCGGGTACGATACGGATGTTCGAGGGCTCGGGCGGTTATGCGAATGGAGAGCAGCGCCGGGACTTTGTCTTCGTCGATGACTTGGCGCGGATCAACCGGTTCTTTGGCGGGCTGCTGCCGGAGAGCCCGAAGCGTCCCGTAAAGGCTATCGTGAACGCAGGGACCGGTGAGGCACGGACCTTCAAAGCCGTGGCGAATGCGCTGATGCAGGTACATGGGCCGGGACAGATCGAGTACATCCCGTTTCCGGGAGATCTGAAGGATAGGTATCAGCACTTCACCGAGGCGGACACAGCAGGTTTGCGCGAGGCGGGGTACGAGGAGAGTTTTACTCCGCTGGAAGAGGGAGTGCGTAAGACGTTTGGAGTAGAGCCGGTTGGGTGA